cacatatttatttatagttatatatataatttaattatgattgaGCAAATAAATATGGGAGTCTTAGTCAActacttttctaatttattgatcctattaaatCCACCGGAATATTTAGTTTTCCAAGAAATTTGGACTAAACTTCCATATATCACAAGAAGTTGGTTGCTACCATGCTGCTGGTTCTACCCTTTTGCTACCTCATTTTAATTCAATAgttttaataattttctttGACCTTTTATTTTGCTAAACTATCTTAAGATGTTTAGTAGTTGGTATTCTTAGTTGGTTCATTTTAGTAACTtaccagtatttcatttttttagttaAGACTTGAGGCAATGGTTGATATTCTACTACTGGAGTAGTTGGTTGATATTagtgtgttttgataatttgtaagtgttttttttttttgttaattgaatGGAATTGGTTTAAATATAAGTTTTTTTAGTTTATCTTTATAAATTTAAGTACttaaatataaataattttttgaagatgatagATTAATTCAAAGCAAACTATGGTTtaaaaccaaaaccgaaccgtatttaatggtttggattgatttggttctatgtcttttgtgggttggtttagttctccaaattcataatccgcAGTATTATTTTGGTTCTTagtttactataaaaccgaaccaatccggaccatACTCATCCCTAATTGTGCGTCTTTTGTTTCATCTAAGAGTTTGTTGTTGTGTTGTTTTTTGATCTTATGATTTTCTAAGCAATTGTGGGATGGGGATATAACTAGGGAAGAGAAATAGCAACCGACAAACACGAACTCGGGCTTCACAGCATGTAGAGAATTTCCTGTACCTCACTGGCTTTATCCGAGAATTTTTGGGGCATCATAACAATCGACTAAAGGGTAATCATTTGGATTTGAGCTTATGGAACAATACCGACACTCATGTTATAATCTAAAGTACAACTTACAATGAGGGCCAATTTGGATTTAAAAGTGAAAcggtaacttttttttttttttttttcaaaaaaaattcgtatttgataattttgcgtcaaatttttgttaattattgATTCGCCTCGGCGAGAAGAATCGAAATCAAATTGACTTATTGAttaattcttgtctttttgaaaaaaattatgagttttgatcaaaaatttttacttttcccatACTTCTAgccaagacaaatcaataattcacaaaagtttgacgcaaaataaacaaatgcgaaaaaaatttaaataaagacaaaaaaataagttacttaacttttcaatacAAACCCACCCTGGGCAGGGGGAAAAGGAGTTCTTTGAGTATTCTCCGTATAAAACAATCACATTTAATGGAGACCTATCTAAATGAGTTAATTGACATAGCAATTTCATTTAAGTAGCAATGTAGCATAAAGAAACTGAAGTTTGATTTCAACACAACACTTTAATTGGGAACAGGTAAGCTACTGGTATTTCTTTCTCGTGTGCTCCGACTAGTACATAAGAATGAGATTTGCAAACGATTACGGGGGATACATACCAAAGGGCATATATCGTTAACATGAACCCTTTATCAAAAATTTGGGTCACATCTGGATTcaattcaaacttcaaagtaacCAAGTAAACTAATTATATTCACCGTTATATACACATGGTCAAGGTTTTTGACAAAGTAAGACCATCTAAAAGATACAGATTTTTTCCAACTAAAGTATAGCTCAATTCCATCTTTTAGAATTCTTCGACCCTTTCGATTTTGCTTTTGCATTCTGAAATGCCTGTGATTTCTGCTTCTTACGCACTTCCCTTTCAGCCTGAAAGGAATATGCAAAGCAAAAATTAAGCCTTTGATCAGATTTTACCCAGATATCAGTGTAAACATAAATTTGCCACTTTCCATTTTCATTACATGGTTTGAGAATAACTACAAGGGTAGCACTACCTTCGACATTTTCGACTTGGCTTTTGCTTTAGGAGATTTTTCCTCGAGATCAGCCTCCCGTTCAAGCGCTTTTTGTCTTGCTTCAATGTTCTTCTCCAAATAGTACTGCAATTTTGTAATGGTTGGATTCTCAGAAACCACCATCATTCTCATAAACTTAGCAGTTCTCTAACACAAGCATTTGAGTCTAAATCCAAGTTTAAGAGACCCTTCTGAACGGTGCTCATACCAAAGCGAGCATACACAAGTAAGTTCGAATTCTTGGAGTTCAACAACGTTTGAGCTGATAACATATGCATAATATACAAAATCATGCTCCAtctgtcccttttttttaattgtctatgcttttttttttttttaaaaagattcttagatgattttgaaattgtCTAGAAGAACTAATTCAGATTTattgttaacaaaatttcaaatacaGAAATactttatcaagaaaatataggAGTAGTATTTATTAAAGTGAAcaacttttaaaaaatagacaaacaaaatagGATGGATGGAGTATATGCAGTATGCACAAATGATAGATTATTCCTTATACTAATCAGTTTTTTTAGGGTTAAGAACTGAAAAGACTTGACCTGACATATTAAAATTACTGTCAAAGCGCATAGCTACGATAACTGTTGAGGGCATGATTAGCCGAATAATGGTGAGAATTCAGTAATCCAGTAATTCCAACTCATGAGTTGGCATCCACAGCCCGCGATTGGAACCCATATGTAAGGGGAAAAAACACCAATTTTCTGATGCAAGGCATTTGCAACACAAGAAGCAAATGCTAAAATAAGTATGCTAAAATTCCAAGTCGAATAAGTTAAAGAAAAGCTTACATTGTAATCGCCCTCATAGTCTTGTAAAGTGCCATCCTTGACTTCCAATACCCGATTAACTATTTGCTTTATGAAGTATCGATCATGAGAAACAGTAATGACAGTGCCCTCATACTCGGATATCGCCTCCTAATAAGTACAATAGagttcaaaaaaatagaaaagggtGATGATGGATGTAATAATAACATTAACTGAAGAAAATAAATGGAATAGGGAGCAAACCTCAAGCATCTCTTTTGACGGTATATCCAAGTGGTTGGTCGGCTCATCCAAAACTAGCAAGGTTGATGGTTTTACCATGAACTTGCAAAAGGCGAGACGTGCCTAAACTCAACAGGCAATGAGATAAATGTGAAGCGAAATAGAACACAAACTACAAGCCCTGATGAAGCTAAGGAGAACATGTTAACTCATTAAAAGTAACACCCTAACGATAGTTGTTTCCTATAAGAGATCCAAAACGTAAAGCTAGATTCTTATGTAACCACAAAGGTGATGCGAGCGCTCCATGAAAActaagaccaaaaaaaaaaaaccacgagTACTAACCTTCTCGCCACCGCTCAAGAAGGATACCTTCCTATCAAGCATATCAGCTTTGAAATTGCAACGCCCAAGGAGCCCTTTTACATCATCCATGCGCCAATCTTCCGCAACTTCTGCCACAGTCTCGAGCACTGTTTTATCCAAATCAAGTGCCTCAGCCtgaaattaaataattaatcgTAGGGAGAAATAATGGCCCAAGAAAACTATAAGAATTATCACAGGTTTATACCTGATTCTGCTCAAAATAATTTGGAAGAACATTGTGTTCCCCAAGCAGAACTTCGCCTCCTCTGGGATTCTCTAAACCCATAATAAGTTTAAGCAAAGTACTCTTTCCGCACCCATTTGGGCCGATAATGGCAATTTTCTCGCCCCTTTCAATCGTCACATTCGCCTTCTTAAACAAAACCTGACAAAGAATGGATCACATGTACAATAATCAGAAACAGAGAGCTAAACTTCATTAGCCTTTGTCCTCTTTCAGTTCATTATGTTACTTACCTCATCCCCAAATCCAAATTCCAGATTCTTGAGTGTTACAACAGATCTCCCGCTTCTTCCACGCTCAGGGAatcttattttcatttgtttccGTATAAAAGGCTTGTCAACTTGTTCACCTTCCTGAAGCTTATCAAGTTTCTATTTACATAAAAATGAAACAGCAGTTATTGACGCCGCCCATAATAAAAGAGAATGTGAACAAAATCATGATCAAGCCGCGTAGAAAGCAACTTTGTTTTAGTCCTGCATATCAGTGTCTCACGTAGCAGTTGTTGAAAAGGTCCAAAGAGTCCACAATAATCGGTAAAGTTACTTTTTAAGGATAACTGATAGaaacagtaaataaaaatcGCGGTCCCCATTACAGAAGCGAAGCAGCTATCTACCATGATTGCAGCCTGATGGGGACACTAACATACTACTGAGCCAGTAAATATATTCTGCAAAGACCATCCATGATTACCACACAGAACAATGAGACTGAtacaaaataatcaaaataggGGAGCAATGTGTAGATCTAAATATCAATCCTCGTTCTCTTTACCAGGATCTCTTAGCATTTCGAAATGTTCTTCTTTCTCCAACATTTCAGTAAGAGCGAAAACCCAAAATAACACGATTTTTCTTCACACTTTGACATTCATTTCCTTTTCCCCTATCCATACCCCCACCAAGTCCAAGTTCTAAGCAAAATCTACCTAATTTATGTCTTAGCCCCTTAGGTTTTGAAGACACCGTTATCAATGTTAGAACTCTCAGGGATGCAATTTTGCATCATCAAGGAGTATTCCACACTTTATTTTTCGAAAGAGCCACATTTCAAGAAACAAGTAGTCTTCACCACCTCCCCAAAACAATAATGCTACCCATGTTGAGCACTGCTCTTCAGAAGAGCCGCATTTCAAGAAACAGATAGAAATCACCACTTCCAAAAAACATAACGCATGCCGTCTTGTGAACGCAAAAACTACGAATGCTTTATCCTGTGTAGGGAAGATGATGTGAGTTGTGACCCCTGATAAAACTTAGCAGGACCTGAGATACCAAAGTGAGTCTGTCTTCCTCTTATTTATAACCATTGGTAGGAAGTTGGTCTGTATCAAATAAAGTAAAATGATAGATTTTGCAACAAGCAATTGCTTAGGATTATAAAGATTCATCACTAATCAGACATAACTGCTTCCGCCATAACACTATGGATTAGAACATGCATTCACTGAATGGAATAATTGAGTAAAATAGTACACCTTTTCAGCAGAAGATGCACGGCCAGCATTTACTCCTGCACTTAATCTGCTTATCAAGTCCCTTGTATGCTCGATTTCCTTTTGCTGCTTCTCCCACGCTGCAAACTGAGCTTCAATCCAGGCTGCCTTTGCAGCAACATAGTCAGAATAATTGCCCATGTATGTCCTCGATACACCCATGTCTGTTTCCACAATTTTTGTACAAAGCTGGTCAAGGAAAGCCCTGTCATGGGATATGATGACCATAGGCACATCTTGCTTATTAAGATATCCTTCCAGCCACTCAATTGTGTCAAGATCGAGATGATTAGTGGGCTCATCCAATAGTAATAAATCTGGGTCCTGCAGATTATATCACATGTCAGCACTTAACCAATCAATCAGAAACTACTGTTCTTACACATTGAAAATTTAATCAataaggccaaaaaaaaaaaaaacccatttagaATACACTTTTCAAAACTTCACTTAATTTGGTTAACTTATGCTAAGCAAGTGCAATTTTGCAGAAATGATATGATATGGTGGAAGCAGCAGTTCCTTGAAGCATGGATGGGTATAATAAAGGAATGCCGCATGACACGGCATGATAACAAAAGGAAGTCTAAATTTAGCCTTAGTATACCTATACAGCAATGCTGCAATACAGACACTCACACATTTAATATTCATTGCCCAGACATGTCTCTTAGATTATTTGAGAAGTATCAGATAATGGttcaaaattacaaaaaaaaaaaatttgaaggaaGTTTAAAAGTAGAGCATGCATTGACCTCGCAGAGTATTCACGAGGATTGTACCCATCAAGATGCAAGACTGTTTAGACTGCCAAGTAGAAGTATCAGTGCTTTATTGACACTAATTTACTGTGTTACAGCATACTGAATTTTAAAACTCCAACACCACTAATGCAAACGCAAAGAGCATATTTACAACACAATCTTTGATTCTGAAGTCTACGCATCAAAACCTATTACTCACTCCGTCCCATATTCTTAGTCTTTTTTCAACAGTCGTGCCTTTAATCTGGTCAACAATAATCAGTTTTTTTGTGGAAACAATTAGAGACTTATTCCCACCaatcaaaatttcttttttgaaaaagttttcaaattcatcAAAACTGGGGACTGAGGTAGTAACAAAATTTCAAGACCAACAATGAATCCAGTTACACTGATACCTGAAGTAGAATCTTCCCAAGTGACATCCTCATCTGCCACCCACCACTAAACGAAGCCACTAACCTATCTGAATCCTCCGGAGCAAACCCAAGTTCAGGCATCAACTTACTAATCTTGACATCCACCTGATCCAAATCCACAGACTGTGCTCTCCTCTGAAGCAAATCAAACTCATCCAAAAGCCTCCCCATCAACTCCAAATCGTCCACTGACCCCTCAATCGCCTTCTGCACCTTCTCCAACCTCTTTGCCACCTCCATCTGCTCTTCAAAAGCACTTAACAACTCCTCCTTCACCGTCCTACTCAATGAAACCTCGAATTCTTGACTCAAAAACGCGATTTTCATATTGTGTTTGGCCTTTATAACATTACCAGAATCGGGTACTTCTAACCCAGCAATAATTCTCAACTGGGTTGTCTTCCCCGCACCATTTACCCCCACCAAACCCACTTTTTCGCCTTTCTTCACTTCCCAAGTCACGTCTTTCAACAGAGTCACACCCTTGTAGCTCTTACTCACATTCTCTAACCTAACACCCGATGATACACTCGATGCCCCGGTATTCGATTTCTTGTTATTTGCACGCTTATAGTTGATTTCATCAGTCGAATAATCCGAAAACAGAGATTCGATATCGTCCTCCTCGACACCAGTCTTTGCAACCGGTGTTTCGGCGGTCGCCTCTGACAATTTAGCTGAAACCCTAGTAGGGTTTTTTATTGGTTTTCTAGGGTTAAGGAAATTCGTTCTGTATTTGATAGAATGATGATATGACCGACCTGCGGAAGAAATTGGGCTGAAAAGTGGTCGGAGATTAGGTTTCTGAACGTCTAAACGGGAGGATGAACCGGTGAGGAAGGTTGAGCGGAGGTCGATGAATTGGAGTTTTGTTGCGAAGTCCATGTTTGGATGGCGGGAAAGTAACTgaaattgagaatttttttagcgatgaaaagaaaagggggttAATTTTGAGAACGGGAAAGAAACTCTGAGATTTTCTCTGTGCGGGTAGCCGAGAGAACAGAGTGGAAGAGaaaacacacactctctctctctctctctctctctctctctctctctctctctctccctctctcaccctATCCGCACCAGTGCACTCTATCAGTCCatggaagatgaagaaatcCCGGGTAAACTATTTTTAGCAATTTTTAGTCAAGCCAAAAATTGgaagtagaagaaaaaaaaagacacagaaaaatcaattttacagGAAGAATGTTGAtataaaatgaaaatgaaaatgaaaatgaaaatgaattctTCTCCAGTCCGTGTTTTGGAATTGCCTGAATCAATTATTTTTGGCCGAGCAGCTCGATAACTAATGTTCTAAATTTATTAGTAGTAATATCTTATTGATAAAATTAGTCCCTTACTCAGCAATTTTTAACACTCAAATAGGCGGTCGAAATTTAGACAATCCAATCCATCCATCCAAAATAAGGATAAAGGAGGATCCGAACCCATATAAAATAAGCAAAATCAAAGAGAAAAATTCACCACTTTCTcccaaaaaaactaattaaaaatcAAGACTAACGTTAAGGAGAGTactatgataaaaaaaagaaagtactttatagaataattttgattttttgtgggCTTACTTTAGCCCAAAACAATAAATTCGAAGAATGATTCAAAGTGTTGAGCTCGAATGTCACACTTAGATAACCTTCTTTATTAAACTATCTTAATTGAACATTAATGAGTTTAGAAGCATATTGATTATGTGTGATGATTTAAGAACAGTTTGAGAttataaggctccgttccggaaatctttttaaaaaataagtacttattttgaaacttctcattcaaaaataagaagggtcattccacaaaatccaaataaaaagttcctttcacattttcaaactcaaaaataatataaatgaaaacaaaaattcaaatttttttgcaccgtattaaagatctcaatgagatctatcaaataagattcatagtgataagaaaattatttgcgtaaacacatgatttttgagcttgaagttgtcttatacaaaaaataaaactgttgCTATGAGAATGGGCGCCgacggagggaaatcgtaccgatggccgcgccgggccatctccggccaccggacggccgatccgagtcgtccaaaattctataaaaaaaaatcaagggggcttaagcgggaatcaacggcatccgatgtgtgtagggtgcttgatccgagtatCCCTTATTATTAGCACTCCATTTTCCAGCTCACATTTCAATGATTGAAGAAACTATTAATTGCATCCTATTTTTGTGGCCAGCAAAATATTTGCAGCCGAGGGGATTTAGATAACGCCCTTGGAAGGCATACAAGTCTTGTGGTGTAGAAAACTGCTTAAGTTTGATTCCAATTTCCATCCACTCATTAAGTGCCACGTGTACTAAAATCTTAAGATGTTGTACAATCCACACATTCTGAAGTGTTGAAAGGAGAATCCCGTTGTTGTTCAGTGAATTTGCTTCCAACGTAATTGTAAATGATCTGATTTTTGGAATCAGACCGCAACAAAGTAATTTCTTCTTAATCTCTTAGTCCTTGCATAAATGGTCCGACTTTGATCGGACCGTAGAagaaattaatcgagatgcacGTAAACTGACCCAAACATTCTTCCAACTTAAAAAAACGAAATAAGAAAGGAGACATTTGTAAATGCATAAGCCCAACGCTGATAATCCTTTCAAAGCCCAGCTCTTAATCTGAATATCCCAACCCACAAAACATCACCACTCGGCCCTAAATTTGTATTGGGCCACAAATGAACGAGAAGAGGTTTACTCCGCATgtaatctttccaaaaaaaataagggaaaatgacggcccatgtcgtgttttgataattaatacctgcaaaagacaagctaagaatatttgttaatgctgaaaatgtccttagcgggtattaaatatcaaaacacatcattggtcgtcattttcccaaaaaacaaTCCATCAAAATGGTAAATTCCACTAAAGCCGGATTTACGCCGACTTTAGGCCACGAATTTTTTGGTCGAAAGATAGGGTCCCAATTGAATATGGTTATATTAATATCAATTAGAAAATATCAAATAGAAATGAATCACTGGTCTAGAATGAGAAGATTTATCTTTAGAACGCTCAGTACTCTGGGTTGAATCAACAACGGGTGCTTGAGATTTatcatattcttctttttattgataTTGTCAAATGAATGCTCGAGTTTATGACCAGATCTTAATTCAATCTATAATCCTCATAAACAAAACTACTTTCACAGATGTTGGGtccaaaaatataaacaaaattattttcagaaaatgatTTGTTAAGATATAAAGCAACCACATCTATATTATATAATATGAAGATTTCTCTATATTTTGAATCATCGGacttgtacatattttttctataattaAGATTTACGATTTTTAAGACTAGAAATATACTTTGAAAGAATGAATATTTGGAAGAA
This DNA window, taken from Rhododendron vialii isolate Sample 1 chromosome 8a, ASM3025357v1, encodes the following:
- the LOC131298167 gene encoding ABC transporter F family member 5 — its product is MDFATKLQFIDLRSTFLTGSSSRLDVQKPNLRPLFSPISSAGRSYHHSIKYRTNFLNPRKPIKNPTRVSAKLSEATAETPVAKTGVEEDDIESLFSDYSTDEINYKRANNKKSNTGASSVSSGVRLENVSKSYKGVTLLKDVTWEVKKGEKVGLVGVNGAGKTTQLRIIAGLEVPDSGNVIKAKHNMKIAFLSQEFEVSLSRTVKEELLSAFEEQMEVAKRLEKVQKAIEGSVDDLELMGRLLDEFDLLQRRAQSVDLDQVDVKISKLMPELGFAPEDSDRLVASFSGGWQMRMSLGKILLQDPDLLLLDEPTNHLDLDTIEWLEGYLNKQDVPMVIISHDRAFLDQLCTKIVETDMGVSRTYMGNYSDYVAAKAAWIEAQFAAWEKQQKEIEHTRDLISRLSAGVNAGRASSAEKKLDKLQEGEQVDKPFIRKQMKIRFPERGRSGRSVVTLKNLEFGFGDEVLFKKANVTIERGEKIAIIGPNGCGKSTLLKLIMGLENPRGGEVLLGEHNVLPNYFEQNQAEALDLDKTVLETVAEVAEDWRMDDVKGLLGRCNFKADMLDRKVSFLSGGEKARLAFCKFMVKPSTLLVLDEPTNHLDIPSKEMLEEAISEYEGTVITVSHDRYFIKQIVNRVLEVKDGTLQDYEGDYNYYLEKNIEARQKALEREADLEEKSPKAKAKSKMSKAEREVRKKQKSQAFQNAKAKSKGSKNSKRWN